One Ictalurus furcatus strain D&B chromosome 25, Billie_1.0, whole genome shotgun sequence DNA window includes the following coding sequences:
- the si:ch211-121a2.4 gene encoding transmembrane protein 205 translates to MSTNQEPPVCAKLFHLIFLSTFWGMQIWVTFISGFIMDSHLNRHTYGFIQSRLFPFYLHVGSACAFFNLAIFAMYHPTDLLDDKEAFQIFVFFVCVTVAAVNAQWFGQLTSEIMADMHMIEQACGLGQDIGLSSNREAYSKLCDKDPKYKQLSNRLWLYHLLSSLCNLCCIVCNGYSLYYLAENLTTL, encoded by the exons ATGTCGACGAACCAAGAGCCGCCTGTCTGTGCGAAACTTTTTCacctcatcttcctctccaCCTTTTGGGGCATGCAAATATGGGTCACCTTCATCTCTG GATTCATCATGGACAGCCATctaaacagacacacatacgGCTTTATTCAGAGTCGACTCTTCCCTTTCTATCTGCATGTCGGCTCGGCCTGTGCTTTCTTCAACCTGGCTATTTTTGCCATGTACCATCCCACTGACTTGCTGGATGATAAAGAGGCCTTTCAG atctttgttttctttgtgtgtgtgactgtggcAGCCGTGAATGCCCAGTGGTTCGGCCAGTTGACCTCCGAGATCATGGCGGACATGCATATGATTGAGCAGGCTTGCGGGCTGGGCCAGGACATTGGGCTCTCATCCAATCGTGAAGCCTATTCCAAACTGTGCGACAAAGACCCCAAGTACAAGCAGCTGAGCAACCGTCTGTGGCTTTACCACCTCCTCTCATCCCTCTGTAACCTCTGCTGTATTGTGTGCAATGGCTATAGCCTTTATTACCTGGCAGAGAACCTTACTACCCTTTGA
- the LOC128601093 gene encoding lymphocyte expansion molecule-like, producing MQEIRFQGAPFGSQSSRFEVSGVHHGNKRVGTCSQISYCKSDDWKTKVGPGTYRIASFIEELEKKPGSLRGICETREKRFKDGKRSTPGPGAYGKGGIPSSALEEKERMSLRTGPSMGNASHHRFDANTVDSGLGPGTYNLKSSTELILSRRVSKRSPYDPSTGKGNIFTAPKWVSPGPCMYPKDLPKFGEELQKPEKKKHGVFGITEQYPAIHTERIYLSTLSQCPRPVTSPGPGWYNIIPMTPEYRLGSGKQAPFLSSALRMNMRTEMLMNKNHNPVEPGHYNIAELSRNKKKNSHRSSFISGTQRYLHCPERDNFIQERLRPSNVPSDRRSFLL from the exons atgcAAGAAATAAGGTTTCAAGGGGCCCCTTTTGGAAGCCAATCATCCAG gtttgaggTGTCTGGAGTCCATCATGGCAACAAGAGAGTGGGAACATGCTCTCAAATCTCCTACTGCAAGAGTGATGACTGG AAAACCAAGGTTGGTCCAGGCACATACAGGATCGCCAGTTTCATTGAGGAACTGGAAAAGAAACCTGGCAGCTTGAGAGGAATCTGTGAGACCAGAGAGAAGCGGTTTAAAGACGGCAAG AGGTCTACCCCAGGACCAGGTGCTTACGGTAAAGGGGGAATCCCTTCATCAGCActggaggagaaggagagaatgTCTTTGAGGACCGGTCCCTCCATGGGCAATGCCAGTCATCATCGCTTTGATGCAAACACTGTg GACAGTGGCTTGGGTCCAGGTACATACAATCTGAAAAGCTCCACTGAGCTGATACTGAGTCGCAGAGTCAGTAAAAGAAGCCCATATGACCCGTCCACTGGTAAGGGAAACATCTTCACTGCCCCT AAATGGGTGAGTCCAGGCCCATGCATGTACCCCAAAGACTTGCCCAAGTTTGGCGAAGAGCTGCAGAAGcctgagaaaaagaaacatgggGTTTTTGGAATTACAGAGCAATACCCTGCCATCCATACTGAGAGAATCTACCTATCCACCTTGTCTCAGTGCCCACGGCCTGTG ACATCTCCAGGCCCAGGTTGGTACAATATTATTCCTATGACTCCCGAGTATCGATTGGGAAGTGGCAAACAAGCCCCTTTCCTCTCCAGTGCCCTACGGATGAACATGAGGACAGAGATGCTGATGAATAAAAACCAT AATCCAGTTGAGCCTGGTCACTACAACATAGCAGAGTTGAGTcggaacaagaaaaaaaatagtcataGATCATCGTTTATATCTGGCACCCAGCGCTACCTACACTGCCCGGAAAGAGACAACTTCATCCA ggAGAGACTCAGGCCTAGCAATGTTCCTTCGGACAGAAGATCGTTTCTCTTGTAA
- the dhcr24 gene encoding delta(24)-sterol reductase, with protein MDLVLYVGALVILFLLWIRIKGLDYVIIHQRWIFVCLFLLPLSVVFDAYYYVRAWIIFKMCSAPKLHNERVRDIQRQVREWKKEGGKAYMCTGRPGWLTVSLRVGKYKKTHKNIKINMMDILEVDTKRQVVRVEPLVNMGQVTALLNSIGWTLPVLPELDDLTVGGLVMGTGIESSSHIYGLFQHICVAFELVLADGSLVRCTETENSELFYSVPWSCGTLGFLVAAEIRIIPARQWVRLRYKAVRGLDGICKVFAEESANKENHFVEGLQYSLDEAVIMTGVMTDHAEPDKINRIGHYYKPWFFKHVEKYLKEDGPGVEYIPLRHYYHRHTRSIFWELQDIIPFGNNPLFRFVFGWMVPPKISLLKLTQGETIRRLYEQHHVVQDMLVPMKHMHMAITHFHHGIHVYPLWLCPFILPSRPGMVHPKGDKDELYVDIGAYGEPQVKHFEARASTRQLEKFVRDVNGFQMLYADVYMEQEEFWEMFDGTLYHKLRKELECEQAFPEVYNKICKAARH; from the exons ATGGATCTAGTGCTGTATGTCGGTGCTTTggttattttgtttcttttatggATCAGGATAAAAGGCTTAGATTATGTTATAATTCACCAGCGATGGATATTTGTTTGCCTTTTCCTTCTGCCCTTGTCTGTGGTGTTTGATGCCTACTATTATGTGCGAGCTTGGATCATCTTTAAGATGTGCTCAGCGCCAAAGCTGCACAACGAGCGGGTCCGAGACATCCAGAGACAG GTTCGTGAGTGGAAGAAGGAGGGAGGAAAGGCGTATATGTGCACAGGACGTCCTGGCTGGTTGACCGTGTCTCTGAGGGTGGGGAAATATAAGAAGACTCACAAGAATATAAAAATCAATATGATGGATATCCTAGAGGTGGACACAAAAAGACAG GTGGTACGTGTGGagcccttggtaaatatgggtCAGGTGACAGCCCTATTGAATTCCATCGGCTGGACCCTACCTGTATTACCTGAGCTTGATGATCTCACAGTAG gGGGTTTGGTAATGGGCACAGGGATCGAGTCCTCATCTCATATTTATGGCCTGTTCCAACACATCTGTGTGGCTTTTGAGTTAGTACTGGCAGATGGCAGTCTGGTTCGCTGCACTGAG ACGGAGAACTCTGAGCTGTTCTATTCAGTCCCTTGGTCCTGTGGAACCCTGGGCTTCTTGGTGGCAGCTGAGATTCGGATTATTCCAGCTCGGCAGTGGGTGAGGCTGCGCTACAAGGCCGTGCGGGGATTGGATGGCATCTGTAAGGTGTTTGCAGAGGAGTCTGCTAACAAAGAGAATCATTTTGTGGAAGGGCTACAGTATTCGCTCGACGAGGCTGTTATTATGACCGGCGTTATGACTGACCACGCCGAGCCTGACAAG ATCAATCGCATTGGTCACTACTACAAACCCTGGTTCTTTAAGCACGTGGAGAAGTACCTGAAGGAGGATGGACCTGGTGTGGAGTACATCCCACTCAGACATTactaccacagacacacacgaaGCATCTTCTGGGAGCTACAG GACATCATTCCATTTGGGAATAACCCTCTGTTCAGGTTTGTGTTTGGCTGGATGGTTCCTCCTAAGATCTCCCTGCTGAAGCTGACTCAGGGTGAGACCATCCGCCGGCTTTATGAGCAACATCACGTGGTGCAGGACATGCTGGTGCCCATGAAGCACATGCACATGGCCATCACACACTTCCACCATGGCATTCAT gtgtatccCCTGTGGCTGTGCCCATTCATATTGCCCAGTCGGCCAGGCATGGTGCATCCTAAAGGAGATAAGGATGAGCTGTATGTGGACATTGGGGCATATGGGGAACCCCAAGTCAAACACTTTGAGGCTCGGGCCTCCACACGCCAGCTTGAGAAGTTTGTCCGAGATGTAAACGG TTTCCAGATGCTTTATGCGGATGTGTACATGGAACAAGAAGAATTCTGGGAAATGTTTGACGGTACGCTGTATCATAAGCTAAGGAAGGAGCTGGAGTGTGAGCAGGCATTTCCTGAAGTGTACAACAAAATCTGCAAAGCTGCAAGACACTGA
- the si:dkeyp-51f12.2 gene encoding uncharacterized protein si:dkeyp-51f12.2: protein MPSLHHGAVFIGVFLIVTGGSTAFLTSSQSRLQAFSLCCVVLGAVMLILGLFWAMNGKSRQGSYTNEYTHDYGHVLFSPPPGSHFPESQSVILHRTLERQRRGLYGDDFDYPPMEPTCFSPAARGPPPHWEMEPPPPYEVAIKTTCSSTNMRRSYSDTLLPTEPLFSRSREISFEV, encoded by the exons ATGCCTTCTCTGCATCATGGCGCCGTGTTCATTGGGGTCTTCCTCATCGTCACCGGTGGCTCGACCGCCTTCCTGACGTCCAGCCAGAGCAGACTACAGGCGTTCAGCCTGTGCTGCGTGGTGCTAGGTGCAGTCATGCTCATCCTTGGCCTCTTTTGGGCCATGAACGGAAAGAGCCGCCAGGGCTCCTACACTAATGAATACACGCACGACTACGGGCACGTGCTGTTCAGCCCACCACCCGGGAGCCACTTCCCGGAGTCCCAGTCCGTCATCTTGCACAG aACGTTGGAAAGGCAGAGACGAGGGCTGTACGGAGACGATTTTGACTACCCTCCCATGGAGCCGACATGTTTCAGCCCAGCTGCTCGAGGGCCACCACCCCACTGGGAGATGGAACCTCCACCTCCGTACGAAGTGGCCATCAAAACGACATGCAGCTCCACGAACATGCGACGCAGTTACTCGGATACACTGTTGCCCACTGAACCGCTCTTCAGTCGCTCCCGCGAGATCAGCTTTGAAGTGTAA
- the si:dkeyp-51f12.3 gene encoding uncharacterized protein si:dkeyp-51f12.3: MALGVVLMMFATVYTVAFGAAFAALGFGVLICSFCRVMKSSNHNMTIPGHFLLTSRTGTQYTYEQAIALQRRLDRIRRASAEERRSAQNSPAILPGLHSLPGTPPPWDMEPPPSYETVMKTTTLPQPAMIMTQPS; encoded by the exons ATGGCCCTCGGTGTTGTCCTCATGATGTTTGCTACAGTGTACACTGTTGCATTTGGGGCTGCCTTTGCTGCACTTGGCTTCGGTGTTCTCATCTGCTCCTTCTGCAGAGTGATGAAGTCCAGCAACCATAACATGACCATCCCAGGTCACTTCCTGCTGACCTCGCGCACCGGCACCCAGTACACATATGAGCAAGCCATCGCTTTGCAGAG GAGGCTGGACAGGATCCGCAGAGCTTCAGCAGAAGAGCGGCGCTCAGCCCAGAACTCCCCTGCAATACTCCCCGGTCTCCACAGCCTACCTGGAACGCCACCTCCCTGGGACATGGAGCCTCCACCATCCTATGAGACTGTCATGAAGACCACCACACTCCCACAGCCAGCTATGATTATGACTCAGCCGTCCTGA